In Candidatus Pelagibacter ubique HIMB140, a single window of DNA contains:
- a CDS encoding SDR family NAD(P)-dependent oxidoreductase, whose protein sequence is MKVKYYDLENKRVFVTGGGSGIGASIVEHFCEQGSEVYFIDINVSESEKLIESIKNKKYSIPTFIECDLLNIKQLQKTIADIIDQKGPIDILINNAANDTRHKIDDVTEEYWNERINVNLRHYFFTVQSVKKSMIENKGGVIVNMGSASWMVGQGGMAAYTAAKSGVVGLTRSFARDLGEFNIRVNSVVPGWVLTQRQIDMWLNEESEKDLMKNQCLKEKLMPHELAQTVLFFSSEQSSGCTNQSYIVDKGWL, encoded by the coding sequence ATGAAAGTAAAATATTACGATTTAGAAAATAAAAGAGTATTTGTCACTGGCGGCGGATCAGGAATTGGAGCTTCAATTGTTGAACATTTTTGTGAACAAGGTTCAGAAGTTTACTTTATAGACATTAATGTATCAGAGTCTGAAAAATTAATTGAAAGTATAAAAAATAAAAAATACTCAATACCCACTTTTATTGAATGTGATTTGTTGAATATTAAACAACTTCAAAAAACAATTGCAGACATCATTGATCAAAAAGGTCCAATTGATATTTTAATTAATAATGCTGCTAATGACACGAGACACAAAATAGATGATGTTACAGAAGAATATTGGAATGAGAGAATAAATGTAAACTTAAGACATTATTTTTTCACAGTTCAATCAGTAAAAAAATCAATGATTGAAAATAAAGGTGGTGTAATTGTTAATATGGGTTCAGCATCTTGGATGGTTGGACAAGGTGGTATGGCAGCCTATACAGCTGCAAAATCTGGAGTAGTTGGCTTAACAAGGTCATTCGCTAGAGATTTAGGAGAATTTAATATTAGAGTTAACTCAGTAGTTCCAGGGTGGGTCTTAACACAAAGACAAATTGATATGTGGTTAAACGAAGAATCTGAAAAAGATTTGATGAAAAACCAATGTTTAAAAGAGAAACTAATGCCTCATGAGCTTGCTCAAACTGTATTGTTTTTTTCATCAGAACAATCTTCTGGCTGCACAAATCAATCTTACATTGTTGATAAAGGTTGGCTATAA
- a CDS encoding phytanoyl-CoA dioxygenase family protein, translating to MRKFSRDTFNITEAINELMHESGVIVVENVYNLNDIKEAREIVNHFADTQEQKETHFNAEAEASDKIKLQQRIWNLFGKGEVFSKLITNDIIFSLMSKLLGSEFFCGSYCASRLLPGSIGQELHIDYPYWDFYNSETFPMGLNSSFAQNCQATIPLDICSEQSGATAFIPGSQKKLHYPNENDDFSNRQQMIANPGDLVFFNGNCWHGASPNKSDHQRAALLIEFLPKYIKPVEDLVTYLSEDFKNNSNPKVRQLLGLNYEYPKIMDASKKINNIGLGYKAK from the coding sequence ATGCGTAAATTCTCAAGAGATACTTTTAATATTACCGAAGCAATAAACGAATTAATGCATGAATCTGGAGTTATTGTTGTTGAAAACGTATATAATTTAAACGATATCAAAGAAGCAAGAGAGATTGTTAATCATTTTGCAGATACACAAGAGCAAAAAGAAACCCACTTTAATGCTGAAGCTGAAGCATCTGATAAAATTAAACTACAGCAAAGAATATGGAATTTATTTGGTAAAGGAGAGGTTTTTAGTAAATTAATAACAAATGACATTATTTTTAGCTTAATGTCTAAACTTTTAGGTTCAGAGTTTTTTTGTGGATCATACTGCGCAAGTAGATTGCTACCAGGATCAATAGGTCAAGAACTACATATCGATTATCCGTATTGGGATTTTTACAATAGTGAGACTTTTCCTATGGGTCTAAATAGTTCATTTGCACAAAACTGTCAGGCTACTATACCTTTAGATATCTGCTCAGAACAATCAGGAGCAACAGCTTTCATACCAGGATCACAAAAGAAATTACACTATCCAAATGAAAATGATGATTTTTCAAACAGACAACAAATGATTGCTAATCCTGGTGATTTAGTTTTTTTCAATGGTAACTGCTGGCATGGAGCATCACCAAATAAATCAGATCATCAAAGAGCAGCATTACTGATAGAGTTTCTTCCAAAGTATATAAAACCAGTTGAAGATTTAGTTACTTATCTATCTGAAGACTTCAAAAACAATTCAAATCCAAAAGTGCGACAGCTTTTAGGATTAAATTATGAATATCCAAAAATAATGGATGCAAGTAAAAAAATAAATAATATTGGTTTGGGTTATAAAGCTAAATAA
- a CDS encoding ABC transporter permease, producing MNTSATKKPRQESDRQGQKKWYSAFMSRPEVGPFGVMVLLFCMLGYFSIPEGQFSLNPFSGEGFNALGIRNNFRVIAQLGIVALAAGMLIIAGEFDLSVGSMIGFAGGCMAMILKWGFAVVIPYISFEGGFHFEGFTLFKIQDVSPLLAILITLCMTLSFGWIQGWIIVKSGISSFIVTLGGLFFLRGLTEVSYRAFNKAPDQTAGSTTVTDLPDIKNIINVPGHGEMERDAAKSLPNDQLLEILSTVPASTVAKLTERLTYINEKVAAYKTAMNAEKMIATLEKSLAGAKKSGNDSMVEILTKKIEAGVNVPEVAAKAVTDIDIAKAYIDTIVTARPVANFFGGDIMEPVFNWLYYTVDWNVNNFGNIFAKGMYSCLMIWGLIAFICYLILSKTQAGNWIYSTGGNLNAAKANGVPTNKVKISLFMFTAFCATMFAACQVFEVNTADTAKGNLKELEAIAAAVIGGVVLTGGFGTIGGIILGTIIFGIAKEAFFYIPGIDGSFYRVFLGAVLVTAAFTNENIRKRIMGNI from the coding sequence ATGAATACATCAGCAACAAAAAAACCAAGACAAGAGTCTGACCGACAGGGTCAAAAAAAATGGTACTCTGCATTTATGTCTCGTCCAGAGGTTGGACCTTTTGGAGTTATGGTTTTACTTTTTTGTATGTTGGGATACTTCTCTATTCCAGAGGGACAATTTTCTCTTAACCCTTTTTCTGGTGAAGGATTTAACGCTTTAGGAATTAGAAATAATTTTAGAGTAATTGCACAATTAGGGATCGTTGCACTTGCTGCTGGAATGTTAATCATTGCAGGTGAATTTGATCTTTCTGTTGGTTCAATGATCGGTTTTGCAGGTGGTTGTATGGCAATGATACTTAAATGGGGTTTTGCTGTTGTTATTCCTTACATATCTTTTGAAGGTGGTTTTCATTTTGAAGGATTTACATTATTTAAAATTCAAGATGTATCTCCATTATTAGCAATATTAATTACATTATGTATGACATTATCTTTTGGTTGGATACAAGGATGGATAATTGTAAAAAGTGGAATATCTTCTTTCATCGTTACACTCGGAGGACTTTTCTTCTTAAGAGGTTTAACTGAGGTATCATACAGAGCGTTTAACAAAGCTCCCGATCAAACTGCCGGATCAACAACTGTTACAGATTTACCAGATATCAAAAATATCATAAATGTACCAGGTCATGGAGAAATGGAAAGAGATGCTGCTAAATCTTTACCAAATGACCAATTACTAGAAATTCTTAGCACTGTGCCAGCTAGCACGGTTGCAAAATTAACTGAACGATTAACATATATTAACGAAAAAGTTGCAGCTTACAAAACTGCTATGAATGCTGAAAAGATGATTGCAACTTTAGAAAAATCATTAGCTGGAGCAAAAAAATCTGGTAATGACTCAATGGTTGAAATTTTGACAAAGAAAATTGAAGCTGGTGTTAATGTTCCTGAAGTTGCAGCAAAAGCTGTTACAGATATTGATATAGCAAAAGCTTATATCGACACAATAGTTACTGCAAGACCTGTAGCTAATTTCTTTGGTGGCGATATTATGGAACCAGTGTTTAACTGGCTATATTATACGGTAGATTGGAACGTAAATAACTTCGGAAATATTTTTGCCAAAGGAATGTATTCTTGTTTAATGATTTGGGGGCTGATTGCATTTATTTGTTATTTAATTTTAAGTAAAACTCAAGCAGGTAACTGGATTTATTCAACTGGTGGAAATCTTAATGCTGCAAAAGCTAATGGTGTTCCAACGAATAAAGTTAAGATTTCATTATTTATGTTTACTGCATTCTGCGCAACTATGTTTGCGGCTTGTCAGGTATTTGAAGTTAACACAGCAGATACAGCTAAAGGTAATTTAAAAGAATTAGAAGCAATTGCTGCAGCGGTTATTGGTGGTGTTGTTTTAACTGGAGGTTTTGGAACCATTGGTGGAATAATTCTAGGTACAATTATCTTTGGAATTGCAAAAGAAGCTTTCTTTTATATTCCTGGAATTGATGGATCATTCTACAGAGTGTTCCTTGGAGCAGTACTTGTTACTGCGGCCTTTACTAATGAGAATATACGAAAACGAATTATGGGAAATATCTAA
- a CDS encoding ROK family protein, with amino-acid sequence MQVGIDVGATKIESVVLEEDGQEKHRSRISCPKNYTQIITAIRDIHKKLEEEFNQELPIGVCHPGVHSPQTGLVKNVPNISWLEKKPFQNDLRKTLGKEVFCENDANCFALSEAIDGAGKHYKIVYGIILGSGVGGGLVIDKKIVSGPNGVAGEWGHNQIPYFAAKKENFDSSNPREAEIESFLSGLGLAKRFKKLYGKNLKTNEIFELNRQHDLDAEKFIDDFKLNLAMSLSSIINILDPDAFIFGGGVSNEIDFLHEIDSLVRKFVTGREYEGVFLKPRYGDASGVRGAARLGRSATY; translated from the coding sequence ATGCAAGTAGGTATAGACGTTGGTGCAACAAAGATAGAGAGTGTTGTACTTGAAGAAGATGGTCAAGAAAAACATAGATCTAGAATATCATGTCCAAAGAATTATACCCAAATTATTACTGCAATAAGAGATATTCACAAAAAATTAGAAGAAGAGTTTAATCAAGAGCTTCCAATTGGAGTTTGTCATCCAGGAGTTCACTCTCCTCAAACAGGGTTAGTTAAAAACGTTCCCAATATCAGTTGGTTGGAAAAAAAACCTTTTCAAAATGATTTGCGTAAAACATTGGGTAAAGAGGTATTTTGTGAAAATGATGCAAATTGTTTTGCATTGTCAGAGGCTATAGATGGAGCAGGGAAACATTATAAAATTGTTTATGGAATTATTTTAGGATCTGGAGTTGGAGGTGGTTTGGTAATTGATAAAAAAATTGTGAGTGGTCCTAATGGTGTTGCAGGAGAGTGGGGTCATAATCAAATTCCCTATTTTGCTGCAAAAAAAGAAAATTTTGATTCAAGCAATCCTAGAGAAGCAGAGATTGAGAGTTTCTTATCTGGACTAGGTTTAGCCAAACGATTTAAAAAACTTTATGGAAAAAATTTAAAAACAAATGAAATTTTTGAATTAAACAGACAACATGATTTAGACGCTGAAAAGTTTATAGACGATTTTAAATTAAATTTAGCAATGTCACTTTCAAGTATAATAAATATTTTAGATCCTGATGCTTTTATATTTGGAGGAGGAGTTTCAAATGAAATTGATTTTTTACATGAAATAGATTCTTTAGTCAGAAAATTTGTTACTGGTAGAGAATACGAAGGTGTTTTTTTAAAACCAAGATATGGTGATGCTAGTGGCGTAAGAGGTGCTGCAAGATTAGGAAGAAGCGCGACATATTAG
- a CDS encoding sugar ABC transporter substrate-binding protein, protein MKKLILSIAALALFATSAFAERYVMITHGEGKDPFWPVVQKGGEDAARAIGADFEYIYNPSADMADMASSIQAAAATQPDGMVISLPDPDALGPAIKAAVAAGVPVITMNSGLESSASLGALMHVGQPELLAGQKAGERAKAEGASKALCMIQEAYNTALVDRCEGYGSAVPMQMTDTTSDPATIQTRATAALQANSDIDAILSVGPHVCEAVDKALADLGMTVHHSCFDLSPAVMDLIGSGRVAFTIDQQQRLQGYMPIIVLHLYNNSAGLLPGANIPSGPGFVDKSNASSVAALAGIDR, encoded by the coding sequence ATGAAAAAACTTATACTTTCGATTGCAGCTCTTGCATTATTTGCAACTTCTGCGTTCGCTGAAAGATATGTCATGATTACTCATGGTGAAGGAAAAGATCCTTTTTGGCCTGTAGTTCAAAAAGGTGGTGAAGATGCAGCTAGAGCAATCGGTGCTGACTTCGAATATATCTACAACCCTTCTGCTGATATGGCTGATATGGCAAGCTCAATTCAAGCTGCTGCAGCTACTCAACCAGATGGTATGGTAATTTCTTTACCAGATCCAGATGCATTAGGACCAGCTATTAAAGCTGCTGTTGCTGCTGGTGTTCCAGTAATTACAATGAACTCTGGTTTAGAGTCATCTGCTAGCCTAGGTGCTTTAATGCACGTTGGTCAGCCTGAATTACTTGCTGGACAAAAAGCTGGTGAAAGAGCAAAAGCTGAAGGTGCTTCTAAAGCACTTTGTATGATTCAAGAAGCATACAACACAGCTCTTGTAGACAGATGTGAAGGTTACGGTTCTGCTGTTCCTATGCAAATGACTGATACTACATCTGACCCTGCAACTATTCAAACTAGAGCAACTGCTGCTTTACAAGCTAACAGCGATATCGATGCGATCCTTTCAGTAGGACCACACGTGTGTGAAGCTGTTGATAAAGCTTTAGCTGATCTAGGTATGACAGTACACCACTCTTGCTTCGACTTAAGTCCTGCAGTTATGGATTTAATCGGATCTGGAAGAGTTGCTTTCACTATCGATCAACAACAAAGATTACAAGGTTATATGCCAATTATCGTATTACACTTGTACAACAACAGTGCTGGACTTTTACCAGGAGCTAACATCCCATCAGGACCTGGCTTCGTTGACAAGTCTAACGCTTCTTCAGTTGCTGCTTTAGCAGGTATTGATAGATAG
- a CDS encoding ATP-binding cassette domain-containing protein yields MDKKPLIEIKNLVKKFGAFTALNGVSLDVYPGEVHALLGDNGAGKSTLIKVLSGVHPMTSGEIRVDGENVNFSTPRQASDAGIGTVYQDLALNALTSVTRNFFLGRELIKGPAGFGLMQMDEMDRITIEEMSKIGINIANPNQPVGTMSGGQRQTLAIARAIYFGAKILILDEPTSALGQKQQMEVLKTIKKVQNLGNIAIILITHNEIHARLIADRFTFLSLGEVIGSGLSSELGNEDVKRLMAGGAKIGDLAKELEL; encoded by the coding sequence ATGGATAAAAAACCATTAATTGAAATAAAAAATTTAGTAAAAAAATTTGGAGCATTTACTGCTTTAAATGGTGTTTCTTTAGATGTTTATCCAGGTGAAGTTCACGCATTATTAGGTGATAATGGTGCTGGTAAATCAACTTTGATCAAAGTGTTATCTGGTGTTCACCCTATGACAAGTGGAGAAATAAGAGTAGATGGAGAAAATGTTAACTTTAGTACACCACGACAAGCATCTGATGCAGGAATTGGAACAGTTTATCAAGATTTAGCACTCAACGCTTTAACATCAGTAACGAGAAATTTTTTTCTTGGACGTGAATTGATAAAAGGTCCCGCTGGATTTGGTTTAATGCAAATGGATGAGATGGATAGAATAACAATAGAGGAAATGTCTAAAATTGGAATTAATATTGCAAACCCTAATCAGCCAGTTGGAACAATGTCAGGTGGACAAAGACAAACATTGGCAATTGCAAGAGCAATTTACTTTGGTGCAAAGATATTAATTTTAGATGAACCTACATCAGCATTAGGTCAAAAGCAGCAAATGGAAGTTTTAAAGACAATTAAAAAAGTCCAAAATTTAGGAAACATTGCAATTATACTTATTACACACAACGAAATTCATGCGCGTCTTATAGCTGATCGATTTACTTTTTTAAGTTTAGGAGAAGTAATTGGTTCAGGATTGTCTTCAGAACTGGGTAATGAAGATGTGAAAAGATTGATGGCAGGTGGTGCTAAAATTGGCGATCTAGCTAAAGAATTAGAGTTATAA
- a CDS encoding Gfo/Idh/MocA family protein translates to MNKKINISIVGTGLMGLQHIKAISKSKKANLHSVVDITNNAKNLSKKYKIPLFSNVDELLNSQNLDAVIVATPNQLHEKHTVSFLKKKIPVLLEKPISDNINSAKKIISSANKNKTPLLIGYHRRHNSIVSKVKELIDKGKLGNIVSANVLCWLYKHKAYYKEKWRISKGGGPLGINLVHDIDMICYLLGSIKYVQAFTTNKTRKFAVEDTATISLIFNSGALCTLNLSDTIVAPWSYELTAGENPAYPITNQSAYMIGGTKGSLQFPNLKYWFYKNERSWWNKIFVNEDKNKKDDSTLVNQIDHFADVVSKKVKPKVNGNDGLISLKIFAAITKSAKTGKKVKI, encoded by the coding sequence ATGAATAAAAAAATAAACATATCCATTGTTGGAACTGGCTTAATGGGATTGCAACATATAAAGGCAATTTCAAAATCTAAAAAAGCAAACCTTCATTCAGTAGTTGATATTACTAACAATGCTAAAAATTTATCAAAAAAATATAAAATTCCATTATTTTCAAATGTAGACGAACTTTTAAACTCACAAAATTTAGATGCCGTAATTGTTGCTACTCCAAATCAACTTCATGAAAAACATACAGTCAGTTTCTTAAAGAAAAAAATTCCGGTATTATTAGAAAAACCTATTTCAGATAATATTAATTCAGCTAAAAAAATTATTAGTAGTGCTAATAAAAATAAAACACCGTTATTAATTGGGTATCACAGAAGACACAACTCTATTGTATCAAAGGTAAAAGAGTTAATCGATAAAGGTAAATTAGGAAACATCGTTTCAGCAAATGTATTGTGTTGGCTTTATAAACACAAAGCTTATTACAAAGAAAAATGGAGAATTAGTAAAGGGGGAGGGCCTTTAGGAATTAATTTAGTCCATGATATCGATATGATTTGCTACCTACTTGGATCTATTAAATACGTTCAAGCATTTACAACCAATAAAACTAGAAAATTTGCAGTTGAAGATACAGCAACTATTAGCTTAATTTTTAATTCAGGTGCACTTTGTACATTGAATTTATCAGATACAATTGTTGCTCCATGGAGTTATGAATTAACTGCGGGAGAAAATCCAGCTTATCCTATAACTAATCAATCTGCATATATGATTGGTGGTACAAAGGGATCATTGCAATTTCCTAATTTAAAATATTGGTTCTATAAAAATGAACGTAGTTGGTGGAATAAGATTTTTGTTAACGAAGATAAAAACAAAAAAGATGACAGTACTTTAGTAAACCAAATTGATCATTTTGCAGATGTAGTATCAAAAAAAGTTAAGCCAAAAGTTAATGGTAATGATGGTTTGATCTCTCTTAAGATTTTTGCAGCAATAACAAAAAGTGCAAAAACTGGTAAGAAGGTTAAAATTTAA
- a CDS encoding aldose epimerase family protein has product MQVQSSTIENKYLRIKSINIGACLYEVYDKQRKINLILNLGPTKNYGSKNFYVGATCGRYAGRISNSRFKIKNKIYKLEGNEGRNTLHGGKIGFDRLEWKIKHHSKNKIIYQLLSKNLDQGFPGDLNSECIFEIKNKSLFIKYQYKSSELTHVSLTNHSYWNLNKSKKETIFNHDLKINSEKYLQVTNKLIPTGKIKKVKNTINDFNKFQNIGKKIDIIKNKKIKRVSNTINQLGFDLTYCIKKNSKNYLASLKNKKTNIQLDFYSNLPGVQLYTSQGLRYKNKLAPYQGVCLETQHYPDAPNNKNFPSSLIKPKKLYKYFTKINIS; this is encoded by the coding sequence GTGCAAGTACAAAGTTCAACGATAGAAAATAAATATTTAAGAATTAAGTCAATTAATATAGGAGCTTGTTTGTATGAGGTTTATGACAAGCAAAGGAAAATTAACTTAATCTTAAATCTAGGTCCTACAAAAAATTATGGCAGTAAGAATTTTTATGTAGGTGCTACTTGCGGCAGGTATGCAGGCAGAATTTCAAATTCAAGATTTAAGATTAAAAATAAGATTTATAAACTTGAAGGCAACGAAGGAAGAAATACACTTCATGGAGGAAAAATAGGATTTGATAGATTAGAATGGAAAATAAAACATCATTCAAAAAATAAAATTATCTATCAATTGTTATCTAAAAATTTAGACCAAGGTTTTCCAGGAGATCTAAATTCAGAGTGTATTTTTGAAATCAAAAACAAAAGCTTATTTATAAAATATCAATATAAATCAAGCGAATTAACTCACGTCAGTTTAACAAATCACAGTTATTGGAACTTGAATAAGAGTAAAAAAGAGACAATTTTCAATCATGATTTAAAAATTAACTCTGAAAAATATCTTCAAGTAACTAATAAATTAATCCCAACTGGTAAAATTAAAAAAGTTAAAAATACCATTAATGATTTTAATAAGTTTCAAAATATTGGAAAAAAAATAGACATTATTAAAAACAAAAAAATAAAGAGAGTATCTAATACAATCAATCAATTGGGATTTGATTTAACATATTGTATTAAAAAAAATTCTAAAAATTATTTAGCCTCTCTAAAAAATAAAAAAACTAATATTCAATTAGACTTTTATTCAAATCTTCCTGGTGTACAGCTCTATACCAGTCAAGGTTTGAGGTATAAAAATAAACTTGCTCCATACCAGGGGGTTTGTTTAGAAACGCAACACTACCCAGATGCACCAAACAATAAAAATTTTCCAAGTTCTTTAATTAAACCTAAAAAACTTTATAAGTACTTTACAAAAATAAATATTTCATAA